A region from the Pseudomonas sp. KU26590 genome encodes:
- the minC gene encoding septum site-determining protein MinC has translation MSQIELQDKDPVFQLKGSMLAITVLELARNNLEALDRQLAAKVAQAPNFFSNTPLVLALDKLPPDEGAIDLPAMMRICRQHGLRTLAIRANRIEDIAAAISIDLPVLPPSGARERPLDPTEGEVKKKPEIIEKPPEPLIKPTKIITAPVRGGQQIYAQGSDLVVISSVSPGAELLADGNIHVYGPMRGRALAGIKGDTKARIFCQQMVAELISIAGQYKVSEDLRRDPLWGAGVQISLSGDVLNITRL, from the coding sequence ATGAGCCAAATCGAATTGCAAGACAAGGACCCCGTGTTCCAGCTGAAGGGCAGCATGCTGGCCATCACCGTGCTGGAACTGGCCCGCAACAACCTCGAAGCGCTGGATCGTCAACTGGCGGCAAAAGTCGCCCAGGCGCCGAATTTCTTCAGCAATACACCGCTGGTGCTGGCCCTCGACAAGTTGCCGCCGGATGAAGGCGCGATCGATCTGCCGGCAATGATGCGCATCTGCCGCCAGCACGGTTTGCGCACCCTGGCCATTCGTGCCAACCGGATTGAAGACATCGCCGCCGCCATTTCCATCGACCTGCCGGTGCTGCCGCCTTCGGGCGCGCGCGAGCGACCGCTTGATCCGACGGAAGGCGAAGTCAAAAAGAAGCCGGAAATCATCGAGAAGCCGCCCGAGCCGTTGATCAAGCCGACCAAGATCATCACCGCCCCTGTGCGCGGTGGTCAGCAGATCTACGCCCAGGGCTCCGATCTGGTGGTGATCTCCTCGGTCAGCCCCGGCGCCGAACTGCTCGCCGACGGCAATATTCACGTGTACGGCCCGATGCGCGGCCGCGCGCTGGCGGGGATCAAAGGCGATACCAAGGCACGGATTTTCTGCCAGCAAATGGTTGCCGAACTGATCTCGATTGCCGGCCAGTACAAGGTGTCCGAAGACCTGCGTCGCGATCCACTATGGGGCGCCGGGGTACAGATCAGTCTGTCCGGGGACGTGTTGAACATCACCCGTCTTTAA
- a CDS encoding VacJ family lipoprotein — MAKRLLLIAALLCAGAVHAADAPIVSQAAPVKRIDNPDGFTEPLKSLKFNPGLDAQEFERSSLNALNVYDPLESWNRRVYHFNYRFDEWVFLPVVNGYKYVTPSFVRTGVSNFFSNLGDVPNLLNSLLQFKGKRSMETTGRLIVNTTLGIAGLWDPATMMGLKKQSEDFGQTLGFYGVPAGPYLVLPILGPSNLRDTGGLVFDFTAESQINFLNVAQVSEDHPELYLLRAIDRRYTTSFRYGQMNSPFEYEKVRYVYTEARKLQVSE, encoded by the coding sequence GTGGCTAAACGTCTATTGCTTATCGCTGCCCTCCTCTGTGCTGGCGCCGTCCACGCGGCCGACGCGCCGATCGTTTCCCAGGCAGCCCCGGTCAAGCGGATCGACAACCCGGATGGGTTCACCGAGCCGTTGAAGTCGCTGAAATTCAACCCGGGTCTGGATGCTCAGGAGTTCGAGCGTTCGTCGCTCAACGCGCTGAATGTCTATGATCCGCTGGAGTCCTGGAACCGTCGGGTTTACCACTTTAACTATCGCTTCGACGAGTGGGTATTCCTGCCGGTGGTCAACGGCTACAAATACGTGACGCCAAGCTTCGTGCGCACGGGCGTCAGCAACTTCTTCAGCAACCTGGGCGATGTGCCTAACCTGCTGAACAGTCTGCTGCAGTTCAAGGGCAAGCGTTCGATGGAAACCACCGGCCGCCTGATCGTCAACACCACTCTGGGCATTGCCGGGCTGTGGGACCCGGCGACCATGATGGGCCTGAAGAAACAGAGCGAAGACTTCGGTCAGACCCTGGGTTTCTATGGCGTCCCGGCCGGTCCGTACCTGGTGCTGCCGATCCTCGGCCCGTCGAACCTGCGTGACACTGGCGGCCTGGTCTTCGACTTCACGGCTGAATCGCAGATCAACTTCCTCAACGTCGCCCAGGTCAGCGAAGACCATCCCGAGCTGTACCTGCTGCGCGCCATCGACCGTCGCTACACGACCAGCTTCCGCTACGGTCAGATGAATTCGCCGTTCGAGTACGAGAAAGTGCGTTACGTGTACACCGAAGCCCGCAAGCTGCAGGTGTCCGAGTAA
- a CDS encoding pirin family protein — translation MTQFRKVLSIQAGQPTSDGAGVKLTRVFGGQGIESFDPFLMLDEFGSENPDEYIAGFPPHPHRGFETVTYMLEGRMRHEDHMGNVGLLQGGGVQWMTAARGVIHSEMPEQEEGAMRGFQLWLNLPAKSKMGDAGYDDIQPERIPRITTQNGVDVVVIAGQFDDGQTSQAGAVQRPDTEPQYFDFHMPAGSHINPRVADGHRVLLYVYEGEVEIAGQPQKLSQSRLARLSESGEIQLSSQTGARVLLIAGKPLGEPIVQYGPFVMNSREEIEQALRDFRDDKLTA, via the coding sequence ATGACTCAATTTCGTAAAGTGCTGTCGATCCAGGCCGGGCAACCGACTTCGGACGGCGCAGGCGTCAAGCTGACCCGTGTGTTCGGCGGTCAAGGCATCGAATCCTTCGACCCGTTCCTGATGCTCGACGAGTTCGGTTCCGAGAACCCCGACGAGTACATCGCTGGCTTTCCGCCGCACCCCCATCGCGGGTTCGAGACCGTGACCTACATGCTCGAAGGTCGCATGCGTCATGAAGACCACATGGGCAACGTCGGTCTGCTGCAGGGCGGCGGCGTGCAGTGGATGACCGCTGCGCGCGGGGTCATTCACAGCGAGATGCCCGAGCAGGAAGAAGGCGCCATGCGCGGCTTCCAGCTGTGGCTCAACCTGCCGGCCAAATCGAAGATGGGCGACGCCGGTTACGACGACATTCAGCCCGAGCGCATTCCGCGCATCACCACGCAGAACGGCGTCGATGTTGTGGTGATCGCAGGTCAGTTCGACGACGGCCAGACGTCCCAGGCAGGCGCCGTGCAGCGCCCGGACACCGAGCCGCAGTATTTCGATTTCCACATGCCCGCCGGCAGCCACATCAACCCGCGCGTTGCCGATGGCCATCGCGTGCTGCTGTATGTGTACGAAGGAGAAGTCGAGATTGCCGGGCAGCCACAGAAACTCAGCCAGAGCCGTCTCGCGCGGTTGTCGGAAAGCGGTGAGATTCAGCTAAGCAGCCAAACGGGCGCACGCGTGTTGCTGATCGCTGGCAAGCCACTGGGCGAACCGATCGTGCAGTACGGCCCGTTCGTAATGAACAGCCGTGAAGAAATCGAACAGGCCCTGCGGGATTTCCGGGATGACAAACTGACGGCGTGA
- a CDS encoding cation acetate symporter: MIRRLLAAFGLAAFAPTLWAAEALTGAVQKQPLNVSAIIMFVVFVGFTLYITYWASKKNKTASDYYSAGGKITGFQNGLAIAGDYMSAASFLGISALVYTSGYDGLIYSIGFLVGWPIILFLIAERLRNLGKYTFADVASYRLKQKEIRTLSACGSLVVVAFYLIAQMVGAGKLIQLLFGLDYAVAVVLVGILMCLYVLFGGMLATTWVQIIKAVMLLSGASFMALMVMKHVNFDFNVLFSEAVKVHPKGEAIMSPGGLVKDPVSAFSLGLALMFGTAGLPHILMRFFTVSDAKEARKSVLYATGFIGYFYILTFIIGFGAILLVSTNPTFKDAAGALLGGNNMAAIHLADAVGGSLFLGFISAVAFATILAVVAGLTLAGASAVSHDLYASVIKAGKANEKDEIRVSKYTTVALAVVAIGLGIAFESQNIAFMVGLAFSIAASCNFPVLLLSMYWKNLTTRGAMIGGWMGLISAVVLMILGPTIWVQILHHEKAIFPYEYPALFSIAIAFAGIWFFSITDKSKAAEGERALFMPQFVRSQTGLGASGAVSH, from the coding sequence ATGATTCGGCGCCTGCTTGCGGCCTTCGGCCTTGCTGCTTTCGCACCGACACTCTGGGCAGCCGAAGCGCTGACCGGTGCGGTGCAGAAACAACCGTTGAACGTGTCGGCGATTATCATGTTCGTGGTCTTTGTCGGTTTCACCCTTTACATCACCTACTGGGCGTCGAAGAAGAACAAGACAGCGTCGGACTATTACTCGGCAGGCGGCAAGATCACCGGTTTCCAGAACGGTCTGGCCATCGCCGGTGACTACATGTCGGCGGCGTCCTTCCTGGGGATTTCCGCGCTGGTCTACACCTCCGGCTACGACGGTCTGATCTACTCCATCGGCTTCCTCGTCGGCTGGCCGATCATCCTGTTCCTGATCGCCGAACGCCTGCGCAACCTGGGCAAGTACACCTTCGCTGACGTGGCGTCCTATCGCCTGAAGCAAAAGGAAATCCGTACCCTGTCCGCCTGCGGTTCGCTGGTGGTCGTGGCGTTCTACCTGATCGCGCAAATGGTTGGCGCCGGCAAGCTGATCCAGCTGTTGTTCGGGCTGGACTATGCCGTGGCGGTGGTGCTCGTCGGTATCCTGATGTGCCTGTACGTGCTGTTCGGCGGCATGCTGGCGACCACGTGGGTACAGATCATCAAGGCGGTGATGTTGCTCTCCGGCGCGTCGTTCATGGCGTTGATGGTGATGAAGCACGTCAACTTCGACTTCAACGTGCTGTTCTCCGAAGCCGTGAAGGTTCACCCCAAAGGTGAGGCGATCATGAGCCCGGGCGGTCTGGTGAAAGATCCGGTCTCGGCGTTCTCACTGGGTCTGGCGCTGATGTTCGGTACCGCGGGCCTGCCCCATATCCTGATGCGCTTCTTCACTGTGAGTGATGCGAAGGAAGCCCGTAAGTCGGTGCTCTACGCGACCGGTTTCATCGGTTACTTCTACATACTGACCTTCATCATCGGTTTCGGCGCGATCCTGCTGGTCAGCACCAACCCGACGTTCAAGGACGCGGCGGGCGCGCTGCTCGGCGGCAACAACATGGCGGCGATTCACCTGGCCGATGCGGTCGGGGGCAGTCTGTTCCTGGGCTTCATCTCGGCGGTGGCGTTCGCGACTATTCTCGCTGTGGTGGCAGGCTTGACGCTGGCCGGTGCTTCGGCGGTGTCCCACGACTTGTACGCCAGTGTGATCAAGGCGGGCAAGGCCAACGAGAAAGACGAGATCCGTGTGTCGAAATACACCACGGTTGCGTTGGCGGTGGTGGCGATAGGGTTGGGTATCGCGTTCGAAAGTCAGAACATCGCGTTCATGGTGGGCCTGGCGTTCTCCATTGCGGCGAGCTGTAACTTCCCGGTGCTGTTGCTTTCGATGTACTGGAAAAACCTGACCACTCGCGGCGCGATGATCGGCGGCTGGATGGGTTTGATCAGTGCCGTGGTGTTGATGATTCTCGGCCCAACGATTTGGGTGCAGATTCTGCATCACGAGAAGGCGATTTTCCCGTACGAGTACCCGGCGTTGTTTTCGATTGCGATTGCGTTTGCCGGGATCTGGTTTTTCTCGATTACGGACAAGTCGAAGGCGGCGGAAGGTGAGCGTGCGTTGTTCATGCCGCAATTCGTGCGTTCGCAGACGGGCCTTGGGGCCAGTGGTGCGGTGTCGCATTGA
- a CDS encoding serine/threonine protein kinase: protein MLRFLRLAALSGGLFLSASVMAVDIDPSSYGFPLTNPFEATIATTPADLRAKVPEDADIDQDDYSLTMRPEREFTLPDNFWAVKKLHYRLAKQDHPAPLIFLIAGTGAPYNSTLNEYLKKLYYGAGYNVVQLSSPTSYDFMSAASRFATPGVTKEDAEDLYRVMQAVRAQQSKLQVTEYYLTGYSLGALDAAFVSKLDETRRSFNFKKVLLINPPVNLYTSITNLDKMVQTDVKGITNSTTFYELVLQKLTRYFREKGYIDLNDALLFDFQQSKQHLSNEQMAMLIGTSFRFSAADIAFTSDLINRRGLITPPKTPISEGTSLTPFLKRALQCDFDCYVTEQVIPMWRARTDGGSLLQLVDQVSLYALKDYLASSKKIAVMHNADDVILGPGDLGFLRKTFGDRLTVYPYGGHCGNMNYRVNSDAMLEFFRG from the coding sequence ATGCTTCGTTTTCTGCGCCTCGCCGCCTTATCAGGCGGCCTGTTTTTGAGTGCGTCCGTGATGGCGGTCGATATTGATCCGTCCAGCTATGGCTTCCCCTTGACCAATCCGTTCGAAGCGACCATCGCCACGACCCCAGCGGATTTGCGTGCCAAGGTGCCTGAAGACGCCGACATCGATCAGGACGATTACAGCCTCACCATGCGCCCGGAGCGTGAGTTCACACTGCCGGACAACTTCTGGGCTGTGAAGAAACTGCACTACCGCCTCGCCAAACAAGACCACCCTGCACCGCTGATCTTTCTGATTGCCGGCACCGGCGCGCCTTACAACAGCACCCTTAATGAATACCTGAAGAAGCTTTATTACGGCGCCGGTTATAACGTCGTACAGCTTTCGTCGCCCACCAGCTACGACTTCATGAGCGCCGCCTCGCGTTTCGCCACCCCAGGCGTCACCAAGGAAGACGCCGAAGACTTGTACCGTGTCATGCAGGCCGTTCGCGCCCAGCAGTCCAAGCTGCAGGTCACCGAGTATTACCTGACCGGCTACAGCCTCGGCGCACTGGATGCGGCGTTCGTCAGCAAACTTGATGAAACCCGTCGCAGCTTCAACTTCAAGAAAGTGCTGCTGATCAACCCGCCGGTGAACCTGTACACGTCGATCACCAACCTCGACAAGATGGTGCAGACCGACGTTAAAGGCATCACCAACAGCACGACGTTCTATGAACTGGTGCTGCAGAAGCTGACCCGCTACTTCCGCGAAAAAGGCTACATCGACCTGAACGATGCACTGCTGTTTGACTTCCAGCAGTCCAAGCAGCACCTGTCCAATGAACAGATGGCCATGCTGATCGGCACCTCGTTCCGCTTCTCCGCCGCTGACATCGCGTTCACCTCCGACCTGATCAACCGTCGCGGCCTGATTACCCCGCCGAAGACCCCGATCAGCGAAGGCACCAGCCTGACGCCGTTTCTCAAGCGCGCGCTGCAGTGCGATTTCGACTGCTATGTAACCGAGCAGGTCATCCCGATGTGGCGTGCGCGCACCGACGGCGGCAGCCTGTTGCAACTGGTTGATCAGGTCAGCCTGTACGCGCTGAAGGATTACCTGGCGAGCAGCAAGAAGATCGCTGTGATGCACAACGCCGACGACGTGATCCTCGGCCCGGGCGATCTCGGTTTCCTGCGCAAGACATTTGGCGATCGCCTGACCGTTTACCCTTACGGCGGTCACTGCGGCAACATGAACTATCGCGTCAACAGCGACGCCATGCTGGAGTTTTTCCGTGGCTAA
- a CDS encoding patatin-like phospholipase family protein: MTTSTIEQQAVRHASALAPGVEPITGLILSGGGARAAYQVGVLAGIADLLPIGAKNPFPVIVGTSAGAINAVKLASGAAQFRTAIHELTDFWQGFRSHQVLRSDWTGVIRQAARFFGRSLLGIGRQQVPVALLNSSPLKDLLTARLNLDGIDEAIEAKQLRAVAITAFGYESGQAVTFYQGKGTIESWLRHRRIGLPTRLTIDHLLASSAIPLLFAPVKLGQEYFGDGAVRQSAPISPALHLGANRVLVVGVSGNPRGPGVNPPVPRAVRGVQPSLAQIGGHMLNSTFIDSLESDIELLERLNLVSRLLPASDMPRPQSSESTPIQSLAPVEVLVISPSQPIDEIAARHRRELPPALRTFLRGPGATKTSGAGVLSYLLFESGYCSELIELGRRDAMAQKEELMRFLRLE, from the coding sequence ATGACGACAAGCACCATAGAACAACAAGCGGTGCGCCACGCCTCAGCCTTGGCTCCCGGCGTCGAGCCCATCACCGGGCTGATCCTGTCCGGCGGCGGTGCCCGCGCGGCGTATCAGGTGGGCGTGCTCGCCGGCATCGCCGATTTGTTGCCGATAGGCGCGAAGAATCCTTTTCCGGTCATCGTCGGCACCTCCGCCGGGGCGATCAATGCGGTGAAGCTGGCCAGCGGCGCCGCGCAATTTCGGACGGCAATCCACGAACTCACTGACTTCTGGCAGGGCTTTCGCAGCCATCAGGTGTTGCGCAGTGACTGGACTGGCGTCATTCGCCAGGCCGCACGGTTCTTCGGCCGCAGCCTGTTGGGCATCGGTCGCCAACAGGTGCCGGTGGCGCTGCTCAACAGTTCGCCGCTGAAAGACCTGCTGACCGCGCGCCTCAACCTCGACGGCATCGACGAAGCCATTGAAGCCAAGCAGCTGCGTGCAGTGGCGATTACGGCGTTTGGTTATGAGTCAGGGCAGGCGGTCACGTTTTATCAGGGCAAGGGCACGATCGAATCCTGGCTGCGGCATCGCAGGATCGGCCTGCCGACACGTTTGACCATCGACCATCTGCTGGCCAGTTCGGCGATCCCCTTGCTGTTTGCGCCCGTGAAGCTGGGCCAGGAATATTTTGGTGACGGCGCGGTGCGGCAGTCGGCGCCGATCAGCCCGGCCCTGCACCTGGGCGCCAACCGCGTGCTGGTGGTGGGCGTCAGCGGCAACCCCCGTGGCCCAGGCGTGAACCCGCCCGTGCCGCGTGCGGTCCGTGGCGTGCAACCGAGTCTTGCGCAGATCGGTGGGCACATGCTCAACAGCACGTTCATTGACAGCCTGGAGAGTGACATCGAACTGCTGGAACGGCTGAATCTGGTCAGCCGCCTGCTGCCGGCGTCTGACATGCCCAGGCCGCAGTCGTCAGAATCGACGCCCATTCAGTCGCTTGCGCCTGTGGAGGTGCTGGTGATTTCGCCCAGCCAGCCCATTGATGAAATCGCCGCCCGTCACCGCCGCGAACTGCCTCCTGCGCTGCGCACGTTTCTGCGCGGCCCGGGTGCGACCAAGACCAGCGGGGCAGGGGTGCTGAGCTATCTGTTGTTCGAGTCGGGTTATTGCAGCGAGCTCATCGAACTGGGCCGCCGCGACGCGATGGCCCAGAAGGAAGAGTTGATGCGGTTCTTGCGGCTGGAGTGA
- a CDS encoding glycine betaine ABC transporter substrate-binding protein: MTMRKILGVSAALALAISATLAHADAKPELSIGYVDGWSDSVATTNVAAEVIKQKLGYPVKLQAVAAGIMWQGVATGKLDMMLSAWLPVTHGEYWTKNKDKVTDYGPNFKDAKIGLIVPEYVKANSVADLKTDESFKKKIVGIDAGSGVMIKTDQAIKDYGLDGYKLQASSGAGMIAELTRAENKKESIAVTGWVPHWMFAKWKLKFLEDPKGVYGAAETVDNIGSLDLAKKAPDVADFLKKFQWTNKDEIGEVMLAIQDGAKPEAAAKDWVAKHPDRVKEWTGK; the protein is encoded by the coding sequence ATGACGATGCGAAAAATCCTGGGTGTCAGTGCCGCGCTGGCATTGGCCATCAGTGCCACGCTGGCCCACGCCGACGCCAAACCCGAGCTGAGCATCGGTTACGTCGATGGCTGGTCCGACAGTGTTGCAACCACCAACGTCGCTGCCGAAGTGATCAAACAGAAACTGGGTTATCCGGTGAAGCTGCAGGCTGTTGCGGCCGGGATCATGTGGCAGGGCGTCGCGACCGGCAAACTGGACATGATGCTGTCGGCCTGGTTGCCCGTGACCCACGGCGAGTACTGGACCAAGAACAAAGACAAGGTCACCGACTACGGCCCCAACTTCAAGGACGCGAAAATCGGCCTGATCGTGCCGGAGTACGTGAAAGCCAACTCGGTGGCGGACCTCAAGACCGACGAGTCCTTCAAGAAGAAAATCGTCGGCATCGACGCTGGTTCAGGCGTGATGATCAAGACCGATCAGGCGATCAAGGATTACGGCCTGGACGGTTACAAGCTGCAGGCCAGTTCCGGCGCCGGCATGATCGCCGAGCTGACCCGCGCCGAGAACAAGAAAGAATCCATCGCCGTCACCGGCTGGGTGCCGCACTGGATGTTCGCGAAATGGAAGCTGAAGTTCCTCGAAGACCCGAAGGGCGTTTATGGTGCGGCTGAAACCGTCGACAACATCGGCAGCCTGGACCTTGCCAAGAAGGCCCCGGACGTCGCGGATTTCCTGAAGAAATTCCAGTGGACCAACAAAGATGAAATTGGCGAAGTCATGCTCGCCATCCAGGATGGCGCCAAGCCTGAAGCAGCGGCCAAGGACTGGGTTGCCAAACACCCGGATCGCGTCAAAGAGTGGACCGGTAAGTAA
- a CDS encoding DUF485 domain-containing protein, with protein sequence MNDSIYLSIQNSPRFKELVSKRERFAWILSAIMLGLYAAFILLIAYGPQILGAKLSATSTITWGMPIGVGLIVSAFVLTAIYVRRANGEFDDLNNAILKEAQQ encoded by the coding sequence ATGAACGACAGCATTTACCTCTCGATTCAGAACAGCCCGCGTTTCAAGGAGCTGGTCTCGAAAAGGGAACGATTCGCCTGGATTCTCTCGGCAATCATGCTTGGGCTCTATGCCGCATTCATCCTTTTGATTGCGTATGGGCCTCAGATTCTCGGCGCTAAACTCAGCGCCACATCAACCATCACGTGGGGTATGCCGATCGGCGTCGGGCTGATTGTGTCTGCGTTTGTGCTGACCGCCATCTACGTTCGCCGCGCAAACGGTGAATTTGATGACTTGAACAACGCCATCCTGAAGGAGGCACAGCAATGA
- a CDS encoding glycosyl hydrolase family 17 protein codes for MSAPSRSPVALLYLFSCVIALLGLCGYWYWLGKPVILPDAATPTHKLQCASYTPFDKDQSPFDQPFTLRPARMDADLALLATRFDCVRTYSMTGMETLPDIARKYGLKLMLGAWVNGNPIDTAKEIKALVMAANTHPDVVTAVIVGNESLLRKEVTGAQLATLIRQVKAQVKQPVTYADVWEYWLQYPEVAPAVDFLTIHLLPYWEDDPSGIDKALSHVAQIREEFGKTFAPKDILIGETGWPSEGRQRETALPSRVNEARFIRSFVAMAEQHGWHYNLIEAFDQPWKRQSEGAVGGYWGLFDADRQDKGVLAGPVSNLPLWPFWLTVSGAIAVLALAWAGRVNHPRSALMLPVLAAFAGCCIGTWGELARVNSRFAGEYLWAVALVALNLLVLAHAALALSARRGWRERVFAWLDARAGWWLCASGFAAAVMMLAMVFDPRYRSFATATLWLPALVYLIRPAAAPRREIGLLMFIVGAGIVPQLFREGVSNPQAWAWAGVSLLMALALWRSVRIGAPVKAPKSAAKAV; via the coding sequence ATGTCCGCACCGTCCCGCTCGCCTGTCGCCCTCCTTTATCTGTTCTCGTGTGTGATTGCCCTGCTTGGCCTGTGCGGCTATTGGTACTGGCTGGGCAAGCCGGTAATCCTGCCGGACGCCGCCACGCCGACCCACAAACTGCAATGCGCGTCCTACACACCCTTCGACAAGGATCAATCCCCGTTCGACCAGCCGTTCACCCTGCGCCCCGCGCGCATGGATGCTGACCTGGCGCTGCTGGCGACGCGCTTCGACTGCGTGCGCACCTACTCAATGACCGGCATGGAGACGCTTCCCGACATCGCGCGCAAGTACGGCCTCAAGCTGATGCTCGGCGCCTGGGTCAATGGCAATCCGATCGACACGGCCAAGGAAATCAAGGCCCTGGTCATGGCCGCTAACACCCACCCGGATGTCGTGACGGCAGTGATCGTTGGTAACGAAAGCCTGTTGCGCAAGGAAGTCACCGGCGCTCAACTGGCCACGCTGATTCGTCAGGTGAAAGCGCAGGTCAAGCAGCCGGTCACCTACGCAGACGTCTGGGAATACTGGCTGCAATACCCGGAAGTCGCGCCTGCCGTGGATTTCCTGACGATCCACCTGCTGCCGTACTGGGAAGACGACCCCAGCGGCATCGACAAAGCCCTGTCCCACGTCGCGCAGATCCGCGAAGAGTTCGGCAAGACATTCGCGCCCAAGGACATTCTCATCGGCGAGACCGGCTGGCCCAGCGAAGGCCGCCAGCGTGAAACGGCGCTGCCCAGCCGGGTCAACGAGGCACGGTTCATTCGCAGTTTCGTCGCAATGGCCGAGCAGCACGGGTGGCACTACAACCTGATCGAAGCGTTCGACCAGCCGTGGAAGCGTCAGTCCGAAGGCGCAGTGGGCGGTTACTGGGGGCTGTTCGACGCAGATCGTCAGGACAAAGGCGTGCTTGCCGGGCCGGTATCGAACCTGCCGTTGTGGCCATTCTGGCTGACAGTCAGTGGCGCGATCGCCGTGCTGGCGCTGGCGTGGGCGGGGCGGGTCAACCATCCACGCAGCGCGCTGATGCTTCCGGTGCTGGCGGCGTTCGCCGGTTGCTGCATCGGCACCTGGGGTGAATTGGCCCGGGTAAACAGCCGCTTCGCTGGCGAATACCTGTGGGCAGTGGCACTGGTGGCGCTGAATCTGTTGGTGCTCGCCCACGCCGCATTGGCGTTGTCCGCCCGCAGAGGCTGGCGCGAACGGGTCTTCGCCTGGCTGGACGCGCGGGCGGGATGGTGGTTGTGCGCCAGCGGGTTCGCGGCGGCAGTGATGATGCTGGCGATGGTCTTTGATCCGCGCTACCGCAGCTTCGCGACGGCCACCCTGTGGCTGCCCGCCTTGGTCTACCTGATTCGCCCGGCTGCGGCACCGCGCCGAGAGATCGGCCTGCTGATGTTCATCGTCGGCGCGGGCATCGTGCCGCAGCTGTTTCGCGAAGGCGTGAGCAATCCCCAGGCATGGGCGTGGGCGGGCGTGAGCCTGCTGATGGCGCTGGCACTGTGGCGCAGCGTGCGCATCGGCGCTCCGGTCAAGGCGCCGAAGAGCGCCGCCAAGGCTGTGTAA
- a CDS encoding lipid A biosynthesis lauroyl acyltransferase: MDRPRFRAHFLHPRFWLLWLGLGVLWLIVQLPFRALLVIGRGLGRVMYYQATDRRVIAARNLELCFPQYSKAERKRLLKANFASTGIAFFEMAMSWWWSKPRLARLAHIEGLHHLKQAQLDGHGVILMALHFTTLEIGAALLGQQHTIDGMYREHKNALFDYIQRRGRERHNQDSIAVEREDVRGMIKQLRKGRAIWYAPDQDYGAKQSLFVPLFGIQAATVPATSKFAKLGHALVVPFTQERLADGSGYTLVIHPPLSDFPGESDEADCIRINQWVERAVTACPEQYLWAHRRFKSRPPGEPKLYKKRG; this comes from the coding sequence ATGGATCGCCCGCGTTTTCGAGCTCACTTTCTTCATCCCCGCTTCTGGCTGCTGTGGCTGGGGCTGGGCGTGCTCTGGCTGATCGTGCAGTTGCCTTTTCGCGCCTTGCTGGTGATCGGCCGTGGCCTGGGTCGGGTCATGTATTACCAGGCGACCGATCGGCGGGTCATTGCCGCGCGTAACCTCGAACTGTGTTTCCCGCAGTATTCGAAAGCCGAGCGCAAGCGCCTGCTCAAGGCCAACTTCGCCTCCACCGGCATCGCTTTTTTCGAGATGGCCATGAGCTGGTGGTGGAGCAAGCCCCGTCTGGCGCGGCTGGCGCACATCGAAGGCCTTCATCATTTAAAGCAGGCGCAACTGGACGGCCATGGCGTCATCCTCATGGCGCTGCACTTCACGACGCTTGAAATCGGCGCGGCCCTGCTCGGGCAGCAGCACACCATCGACGGCATGTACCGCGAGCACAAGAACGCGCTATTTGATTACATTCAGCGACGCGGCCGCGAGCGGCATAACCAGGATTCAATTGCCGTCGAGCGCGAAGACGTGCGCGGCATGATCAAGCAATTGCGTAAGGGCCGGGCGATCTGGTATGCGCCAGATCAGGACTACGGCGCCAAGCAGAGCCTCTTCGTGCCGTTGTTCGGCATTCAGGCCGCCACCGTGCCGGCCACCAGTAAATTTGCCAAGCTCGGCCACGCGCTGGTCGTGCCGTTCACTCAGGAGCGCCTGGCCGACGGCAGCGGCTACACGCTGGTGATCCATCCGCCGCTGAGCGATTTTCCGGGGGAGAGCGACGAGGCGGACTGCATTCGCATCAATCAATGGGTCGAGCGCGCCGTCACCGCATGCCCCGAGCAGTACCTCTGGGCCCACCGGCGGTTCAAGAGTCGGCCGCCGGGTGAGCCGAAGCTGTACAAGAAGCGTGGCTGA